The Geothrix oryzae DNA window ACGGCCTTGAGACCCATGTGGACCTCAAGTGGATCGAGGCGGAGGAACTGGAGAACCAGGATCCGGCGACCTTCCTCCAGGACTGCCAGGGCATCCTGGTGCCCGGCGGCTTCGGCGTCCGCGGCACGCGCGGCATGATCAAGTCGATCCAGTACGCCCGCGAGCACCGCATCCCCTTCTTCGGCATCTGCCTGGGGATGCAGATGGCTTCCGTGGAGTTCGCCCGGAATGTGGCGGGCCTGGATGGCGCCGACTCCACCGAGTTCGACGATGCGCCGAAGCACAAGATCATCTTCAAGCTCCGGGAGCTGGTGGATGTGGAGGAACTGGGCGGCACCATGCGCCTGGGCGCCTATCCCTGCCGCCTTGCGCCGGAGAGCCAGGCCGCCACGGCCTACGGGGCCACGGAGATCAGCGAGCGCCATCGCCACCGCTACGAGTTCAACCACGAGTACAAGAAGGCCCTGGAGGACAAGGGCCTGGTGTTCACGGGCATGAGTCCCGACGGCGTCTTCGTGGAGATCGTGGAGCTGAAGGACCACCCCTACTTCCTGGCCTGCCAGTTCCACCCGGAGTTCAAGAGCCGCCCCCTGAATCCGCATCCCCTGTTCACGGCCTTCGTCAAAGCCAGCGCCCAGGCCCGCGGCTGATCAGTCCATCAAGCCAAAAAACGGCGGGCCGGATGGCCCGCCGTTTTTCTGAAGACTGAAGACTGGCCCTACTTCCGGCCTCCCTTGGCCGCCCACTCTTCGAGCATGGCGGTGGTGACGGATTTGGGGCGCTCCAGGGGGTAGCCCAGGGCGCGGTCCCAGGTGATGTTGGCCAGCACGCCCAGGGCGCGGCCCACGCCGAAGAGCACGGTATAGAAATCGTATTCCTTCAGGCCGTAGTACCACTGGATCACGCCGCTCTGCGCATCGACATTGGGCCAGGGGTTCTTGGTCTTGCCCTGCTCGGTGAGCACGCCGGGAGCCACCTTGTAGATGGTGTTGACGAGCTTGAAGAGGGGGTCATTGGGCAGGTGCTTGAGGCAGAACTCCATCTGCGCGGTGTAGCGGGGATCGGTTCGGCGCAGCACGGCGTGGCCGTAGCCGGGAATGACATGGCCGGAGTTCAGCGTGTCCCAGAGGGCCTGCTTCACATTCTCCTCGGTGGGCTCGGCGCCGTTGAGCTTCTTCTGGAAGCCCATGATCCAGTCCAGCACTTCCTGGTTGGCCAGGCCGTGCAGGGGGCCCGCCAGACCGTTCAGGCCGGCGCTGAAGCTGTAGAAGGCGTCGGACAGCGCGGAGGCCACCAGGTGGGTGGCGTGGGCGCTAACATTGCCGCTCTCATGGTCGCTGTGGAGGATGAAGTACATGCGGGCCACATCGTCGTAGGGCTTGGCGATGCCCATCATGTGGGCGAAGTTGGCGCCCATGTCCAGGCCCGGCTTCGGCGCGATGATGTCGCCGTTCTTGTACTTCAGGCGGTAGATGAAGGCCGCGATCTCGGGCAGGCGGGCGACGAGGTTGCTGGCGTCCTCGTACATCGTGTCCCAGTAGTCGTTCTTCTTCGTCTCGTGGTACTTCGAGGCGAAGATGCTGTCCTTCTGCATGGCCAGCACGGCCGTGGACAGCATGGCCATCGGGTGGCTGTCCTTGGGCATGGCCCGGAGGACTTCAAAGACATAGGGGGGCACCTTGGCGCGGGACTGGAAGTCGGCGAGGACTTCGTCGGTCTCGGCTTGGGTGGGGATGTCGCCCGTGAGGAGGAAGAACCAGAAGGCTTCCACCGTGGGGTATTCGCCGCCAGCAGCCTTGGGCAGGGCGGCGAAGGTCTCGGGGATGTTCTTGCCGCGGAACCGGATGCCCTCCTGGGGATCCAGATACGAGATGTCGGTCACCAGCGAGTGGATGTCGCGGGCGCCGCCGATGGTCTGGCTGATCGTGACCTGGTCGATGACCACATCGGCGAATTCCTTGGTGAGCTTCTGGATGCGGGGACGGTGTTCCTGGATCTTCTCCAGGAGGAGGGATTTCAGGCGTGTCATGGCTGGCTCCAGAGAAGAGGGGCGTTGAGGGATGGGACTATGAAGGAGCGGGGTTGGATCATCATACGGGCATCGTCTACCGATGGGTCGTCATTATTTGATGACCATCGTGGAATTAATCGAGCTGGAAAGACCCGCGCATGATGCGAGATGCTGAAAGAGAGTATGGACGGGAACAATGGGAGGTGCCGTGACCTGCGTCAATCTATGGGTGTTGGGAGTTGCAATGATGGCCGGCGGGCTCATGGCCCAGGAGACTCCCCGCCCCAACCGCGTGGCCTGGTTTGAGGGTTTTCCCGAGCCGCTGCCTGAAGGTACCAGCGAGCTGGCCCTGGAGGCCACCAGCCAGATGCTGCGCCCGGATCTGGAACGCAGCGCCGATGGCCGCAGCTTCGCGCGCCTGGACGGCGAGGAATGGCAACTGACCGGGGACTGGGCGATGAAGGCCGGTTCCTCGCGGGTCAATGTCCGGGCCCGCCTGGCCTCGCGCTCCGCGGGCATCGCCGACCAGGCCATGTGGAACTGGCACCAGATGTTCAACATGCCCCAGGGCGGCCGGGAGGATGCGCCGAAGAACCGGCTCGTCTACCACCTGGAGCGCGATGGCCGCGTGATCGGGGACCTCACGCGCCCGGGGCTGACGCTCATGGACTTGGATGTGGCCTGGATCCGGCCCTTCGGCACCGCCGATGCCGGCGGGCGGTTCGGCGCATCGGTGCAGCTGCCCACGGGCAAGCAGTCCGATTTCTCCGGTACCGGCGGCACCGATGGCCTGGTGGGCGCGGCCCTGTGGCGGCGCTACGGCCGCTGGCGGCTCTTCGGCCAGGCCGAGCGGGTGGTCCTGGGCCTGCCGAAGGACAGCCCCCTGCGGGCGGTGATGGACAAGACCTCGTTCAGCCGGGCCTGGGCGAGCCTGGGCTGGCAGGGCGAGGGGGCGGGCCTGATCTCCGGCATCGGCATCGAGGTCAGCCTGGGCTACGCCGGAAGCCCCTACCGCACCGGTCTGGCGCGCCTCGACCGCGCCGGCTGGCAGCAGCACTGGACCTTCCGCCACACGCGGCTTCCCCAGTGGCGCTTCGGGTTCAGCGAAGAGGCAGGCACCTTCACGGCCCCGGATGTGACGGGCTTCGTGGCCTATCGCTTCGGGCATTCCTGAGCCTCCGCTAAACTAGAAAGTTCCGTGCCGGAGTCCCCATGCAGCCCAACCAGTATCGCGATGTGCGCCTTGAGAAGCTCGAGAAGCTGAAGGGCCTGGGCCTCGAGGCCTGGCCGCGGAAGGCGAAGCGCACCCACGGCATCGCCCAGCTGGCCGCGGCCTACGCCGATGCGGAAGCCTGGCCCAACGAGAAGCTGGAGGGGCTGGAATTCACGGTGTCCGTCATGGGCCGGGTGCTGGCCATCCGCGAAATGGGGAAGAGTGTGTTCGCCCACCTCACGGAGAACGGGGAGAAGATCCAGGGCTTCTTCCGGATGAACGACCTGTCCGAGACCAGCTGGGAGGTCATCAAGCTCCTGGACATGGGCGACTTCATCAGCGTCACCGGTCCCCTCATGCGCACGAAGACCGGCGAGCTGAGCGTGCGGGTGAAGGAGATCCAGTTCCTCTCCAAGGCCCTGCTGCCCCTGCCCGAGAAGTGGCACGGCCTGCAGGACAAGGAACAGCGCTACCGCCAGCGGTACCTGGATCTCATCTCGAACGGCGAAGTGCTGAAGACCTTCCAGACCCGGTCGCGGATCGTGAGCGCCGTGCGGCGGTTCATGGAAGAGCAGGGCTACCTCGAGGTCGAGACCCCCATGATGCAGCCCATTCCGGGCGGCGCCACGGCCCGGCCCTTCATCACGCACCACAACGCCCTGGACATGGACCTCTACCTGCGCATCGCGCCGGAGCTGTACCTCAAGCGCCTCATCGTGGGCGGCTTCGAGAAGGTCTTCGAGATCAACCGCAGCTTCCGCAACGAGGGCATCAGCGTCCGGCACAATCCTGAATTCACCATGATGGAGATGTACGAAGCGGGCAGCGACCTGCGGGACATGATGGCCCTGACGGAGAACCTGTTCCTGACCGTGACCCGCGAGGTCATGGGCTCCCAGCAGCTGCCCTGGGGCGAGGAGATGATCTCCTACGCCGCCCCCTTCCGGCGCCTCACCATGAAGGACGCCATCGCCCAGTACGGGGCCATCGACCGGCACCTGCTGGAGGACGGCGACAGCGTGCGCGCCCTGGCCAGGGCCGTGCACATCGAAGAGGCGGAGACGAAGACCGTGGGTACCCTGCTGGGCGACCTCTTCGAGCATCACGCCGAGAAGCAGCTCATCCAGCCCACCTTCATCACCGACTACCCCATCGAGCTGTCGCCCCTCACCAAGACCCTGGAAGGCGACGACCGCTTCGTGGATCGCTTCGAGCTGTTCATCGGTGGCATGGAGCTGGCAAACGCCTACTCCGAGCTGAACGACCCCATCGATCAGATGGGCCGCTTCCAGGCCCAGATGGACGAGCGGGAGGCGGGCAACGACGAGGCCATGCTGCTGGATCAGGACTTCGTCACCAGCCTGGAGCACGGTCTTCCCCCCACCGGCGGCGAAGGCATCGGCATCGACCGCCTGGTCATGCTCCTCACCAACAGCGCCAGCATCCGGGATGTCATCCTCTTCCCGCTCATGCGTCCCACCAAGCCCGCCGAGTCCGAAGAGAAAGAATGAAGATCCACCACACGTGGTGAATCCATTGATCGCTGGAGGCTCGTTGAGTCGATGTGACTGAATCTGGCTTGACGCGCTGCCATACTTGCCATTCGCAAATGGAGGCCCCCATGCCCGTCCCGATGCTCGAGCTCGCGCCGCAGAATGCCGCCGTGAAGGCCAAGGTGCTGGAAGGGCTGTCGGGCCTCATCGACCGCTCGTCGTTCATCCTCGGCGAGAATGTGAAGGGCCTCGAGGCCGAGATCTCCGCCTACGCCGGCGCCGCCCACGCCGTGGCCATGTCCAGCGGCACGGACGCCCTGCTGGCCGCCCTCATGGGCCTTGGCATCGGCCACGGCGACGAGGTGATCGTCCCCAGCTTCACCTTCTTCGCGTCGGCGGGCGTGGTCTCGCGCCTGGGGGCGAAGCCCGTCTTCATCGACTTGGAACCCGCCACCTTCAACGCCACGGGCCCCCTGGTGGAGGCGGCCATCACGCCCCGTACGAAGGCGATCATGCCCGTGCACCTCTTCGGTCAGCTGGCGGACATGCCCGGCATCATGGCCGTGGCGAAGAAGCACGGCATCCCGGTTATCGAGGATGCCTGCCAGAGCCTCGGTGCCAAAGGCTGGGGCAAGTCCGCGGGCCAGTTCGGCGACATGACCGCCTACAGCTTCTACCCCACCAAGAACCTCGGAGCCTTTGGCGATGCCGGCATGACCGCCATCCGCGACGACGCGGCGCTCGCGGCGCGCGTCCGCCGCATCCGCGTGCATGGCATGGAGCCCGTCTACATGCACCACGAGGTGGGCATGAACGGGCGCATGGACGAGTTCCAGGCCCTGGTGCTGCGGGCCAAGCTGCCCATGCTCGACGGCTGGCACGAGGGCCGCCGGAAGCACGCCGCCTGGTATCTGGAGCGCATGAAGGCACTGACCGCCGATGAGGCGGTGCTGCCCCTCGAGGTGGTTCCGGACGGCCGCCACATCTACAACCAGTTCACCATCCGCGTGAAGGGCGGCAGGCGCGATGCCCTGCAGGCCCACCTGAAGGAACGGGGCATCGGCAGCGCCATCTACTACCCCATCTGCCTCCACGAGCAGCCCTGCTTTCAGGATCTCGGCTACAAGGCCGGCCAGCTGCCGGAATCCGAGCGCGCCGCCAAGGAAGTGCTCAGCCTGCCCGTCTATCCCGAAATGACCGGGACCATGCGCGAGGAGGTCGCCACGGCCATCCTCGGGTTCTTCGGGAAGAAGTAGGCCAGACCGGCCCAGGCTTCTCCGCTCGCCTCCCCACCCCAGACCTGACTCCGGCTCAGACCTGCTGGGAGGCCTCGGCCGCGTCCACCCAGGCGCACAGGGCCTCCTGGGCGGCCTCGTCCATGCCCAGGAACTGGATGCCGATGCCCACCATCTCCAGGGGATCGGCGCCCGGCCGCCCCCCCAGCACATAGGACACCGTGGCCAGGATGGGGGCCTTGGGCAGCTCGGGGTGGAGCAGCGTCAGGCCCTCCAGCACGGCCCCGCGGTCGAACAGGCGGGCATCCCGTGCCCCCACCAGGGCGAAGCAGCCGCCGGTGCTCAGGTTGGTGATGCGCACATCGTGGTAGGCATGACCCTTCAGGGAGAACGAGATGCCAAATTCCGGCCCGATGATGATGCGTCGGGTATCGCGGCGATCGGCCTGGCTGCTCATCCGGCCTCCGTGGGATCGGAAATCCCTGCTTGGGTATCGGTTGCTCCCAGGATAGACTGGATTTTCTGTTTGGCCTGAACCCACCGGGGGACAGGGCGGATTCCCGAGGATCCGGCCCTGACGGCGCAGGACGCCGTCTCACCCACGAGGGGACAACGCGAGCACTGGGCGCTGGCCGCACTCAAACCTACCTACCTCTGGAGTTCCCATGGAAATCCTCCTCATCGAGAATGTGACCCACCTCGGTGTCCGCGGCGATGTCGTCAATGTGAAGGACGGCTACGCCCGCAACTTCCTTCTGCCCCGCAAGATGGCCCTCCCCGTCACCGCGGGCAACAAGCGCCAGATCGAGCTGGAGAAGGTCCGCGCCGAGAAGCTGCGCGCCAAGGAACTGGCCGACGCCAAGAGCCTGGCCGAGAAGATCGAGGCCGTGAGCCTGGCCGTGACCAAGAAGGCCGGCGAGAACGGCCATCTCTTCGGTTCCGTCACCAATGCCGATGTGGCCGAGCTCTTCAAGGGCAAGGGCTTCACGCTGGATCGCCGCGACATCACCGTGCCCCACATCAAGGATGCCGGCACCTACACCGTGGAAGTCCGCCTCTACAGCGGCGTCCACGCCAAGGTCAGCCTCGAAGTCTCCGCGGCCGCCGCGGAGTAACTGCCTTCCAAGTCTTCACCTCAAGGCCGGTCCCGCCGCGGGCGCCGGTCCTGCCGGGGTTCCGCATGGCCGGCGACCCCCTCCACCCCATCCCCAAGGAGTCCATCCATGGCGAAGTCCACCGCCAAGCCCGACACCCTCGGCATCGCCGAGCTCGCCGCCACCCTCGCCGAGGCCCAGGATCTGTCCAAGGCCCGTGCCAAGTCCATCCTGGATGGCGTCCGCGATCACATCGTCGAGACCCTCCTGACCGGCAACCGCGTCAACCTCTTCGGCCTCGGCACCTTCGAAGTGCGCGCGACCAAGGAGAAGATGGGCCGCAACCCCAAGACCGGTGAGAGCATCCAGATCCCCGCTGGCCGCAAAGTCGTCTTCAAGACGGCCAAGGGCCTCAAGGACCAGATGTAAGGGATGTCAGAGCACGACCAGAAGGCCGCCGCAAGGCGGCCTTCGTCGTTAAGAAGAGACGACTTTGCGGCCGTGCAAAGTCGTTTTCACCATCCGACCGAAGTGCAACGAAGGGAGGATAGGGCCGCATCGGCGCAGCCGATGGTGGGGGCGAAGCCCCGAGGACCGGAGGTCCGAGCCAGGACGGCCAAGGGCCTCAAGGACCAGATGTAATTTAAGTCAGAGAACGACCGAGAAGGCCGCCGAATGGCGGCCTTCTATTTTTGGGAACAGCCCTGTTTTACGCCACCAACCTAGGAGCCGAACTCCGCCGGACTCAACGACTGCAGGTAACGGGTGAGGAGCTTCTGCTTCTCATGGTTGGCCCGCACCTTCTTCTGGTAGATGGAGAAGCGGTCCTCGGTGGGGCGGATGCCGGGGAAGAGGGCCACCAGGTCG harbors:
- a CDS encoding citrate (Si)-synthase codes for the protein MTRLKSLLLEKIQEHRPRIQKLTKEFADVVIDQVTISQTIGGARDIHSLVTDISYLDPQEGIRFRGKNIPETFAALPKAAGGEYPTVEAFWFFLLTGDIPTQAETDEVLADFQSRAKVPPYVFEVLRAMPKDSHPMAMLSTAVLAMQKDSIFASKYHETKKNDYWDTMYEDASNLVARLPEIAAFIYRLKYKNGDIIAPKPGLDMGANFAHMMGIAKPYDDVARMYFILHSDHESGNVSAHATHLVASALSDAFYSFSAGLNGLAGPLHGLANQEVLDWIMGFQKKLNGAEPTEENVKQALWDTLNSGHVIPGYGHAVLRRTDPRYTAQMEFCLKHLPNDPLFKLVNTIYKVAPGVLTEQGKTKNPWPNVDAQSGVIQWYYGLKEYDFYTVLFGVGRALGVLANITWDRALGYPLERPKSVTTAMLEEWAAKGGRK
- a CDS encoding DUF3187 family protein, with product MAGGLMAQETPRPNRVAWFEGFPEPLPEGTSELALEATSQMLRPDLERSADGRSFARLDGEEWQLTGDWAMKAGSSRVNVRARLASRSAGIADQAMWNWHQMFNMPQGGREDAPKNRLVYHLERDGRVIGDLTRPGLTLMDLDVAWIRPFGTADAGGRFGASVQLPTGKQSDFSGTGGTDGLVGAALWRRYGRWRLFGQAERVVLGLPKDSPLRAVMDKTSFSRAWASLGWQGEGAGLISGIGIEVSLGYAGSPYRTGLARLDRAGWQQHWTFRHTRLPQWRFGFSEEAGTFTAPDVTGFVAYRFGHS
- a CDS encoding DegT/DnrJ/EryC1/StrS family aminotransferase, which codes for MPVPMLELAPQNAAVKAKVLEGLSGLIDRSSFILGENVKGLEAEISAYAGAAHAVAMSSGTDALLAALMGLGIGHGDEVIVPSFTFFASAGVVSRLGAKPVFIDLEPATFNATGPLVEAAITPRTKAIMPVHLFGQLADMPGIMAVAKKHGIPVIEDACQSLGAKGWGKSAGQFGDMTAYSFYPTKNLGAFGDAGMTAIRDDAALAARVRRIRVHGMEPVYMHHEVGMNGRMDEFQALVLRAKLPMLDGWHEGRRKHAAWYLERMKALTADEAVLPLEVVPDGRHIYNQFTIRVKGGRRDALQAHLKERGIGSAIYYPICLHEQPCFQDLGYKAGQLPESERAAKEVLSLPVYPEMTGTMREEVATAILGFFGKK
- the lysS gene encoding lysine--tRNA ligase is translated as MQPNQYRDVRLEKLEKLKGLGLEAWPRKAKRTHGIAQLAAAYADAEAWPNEKLEGLEFTVSVMGRVLAIREMGKSVFAHLTENGEKIQGFFRMNDLSETSWEVIKLLDMGDFISVTGPLMRTKTGELSVRVKEIQFLSKALLPLPEKWHGLQDKEQRYRQRYLDLISNGEVLKTFQTRSRIVSAVRRFMEEQGYLEVETPMMQPIPGGATARPFITHHNALDMDLYLRIAPELYLKRLIVGGFEKVFEINRSFRNEGISVRHNPEFTMMEMYEAGSDLRDMMALTENLFLTVTREVMGSQQLPWGEEMISYAAPFRRLTMKDAIAQYGAIDRHLLEDGDSVRALARAVHIEEAETKTVGTLLGDLFEHHAEKQLIQPTFITDYPIELSPLTKTLEGDDRFVDRFELFIGGMELANAYSELNDPIDQMGRFQAQMDEREAGNDEAMLLDQDFVTSLEHGLPPTGGEGIGIDRLVMLLTNSASIRDVILFPLMRPTKPAESEEKE
- the rplI gene encoding 50S ribosomal protein L9 — encoded protein: MEILLIENVTHLGVRGDVVNVKDGYARNFLLPRKMALPVTAGNKRQIELEKVRAEKLRAKELADAKSLAEKIEAVSLAVTKKAGENGHLFGSVTNADVAELFKGKGFTLDRRDITVPHIKDAGTYTVEVRLYSGVHAKVSLEVSAAAAE
- a CDS encoding HU family DNA-binding protein produces the protein MAKSTAKPDTLGIAELAATLAEAQDLSKARAKSILDGVRDHIVETLLTGNRVNLFGLGTFEVRATKEKMGRNPKTGESIQIPAGRKVVFKTAKGLKDQM